In Gossypium hirsutum isolate 1008001.06 chromosome D06, Gossypium_hirsutum_v2.1, whole genome shotgun sequence, one genomic interval encodes:
- the LOC107901600 gene encoding UPF0057 membrane protein At2g24040, which yields MPSKCEICCELLIAILLPPLGVCLRHGCCSVEFCICLLLTILGYIPGIIYALYAIVFVDRDEYFDEYRRPLYYSSA from the exons ATGCCTTCAAAGTGCGAAATTTGTTGTGAGCTCCTCATCGCCATTTTGCTCCCTCCTTTGGGTGTTTGCCTAAGGCACGGTTGTTGCAGC GTTGAGTTCTGCATCTGTCTGCTGTTAACGATTCTGGGTTACATCCCTGGGATAATCTATGCCCTTTACGCCATTGTTTTTGTGGATCGAGACGAGTACTTTGACGAGTACAGGCGACCACTTTATTATTCAAGTGCCTAA